A window of Pararhodobacter sp. genomic DNA:
CGGCGGGTTGAACTCGTTGATGCGGCGTCCCTGGCGGCGGAACCACCATCCACGCCCTGAGACGCCGCGCTCATCCAACCTCGTGGCAGCGATCAGGCACCCGTTTGCGTCAGTGTGATACGCAGGGCCCGCGCGTCTTGGGACAGCACGACGGGCTCTGTTGCGTCGAACACCGTGGTCAAGGGGGCCAGTGTTTGCGTGCCGCTCCGCGCTGCGCCCGCAACCACAAAAAGCACGGTCCCGTCGCGCTCTGGTGAAATCTCGCACGGACCCCTGAGCACCTCGACGTCGGCGGCTATTCGATCCGGCCTGAAAATCACGTTCAGATCGCGGATCGGTCCCTCTGGCAAACGCCCTATCACCGGCAGGTCACCTTTGAACGACACCGGTGCCAAGGGCGCGGCAGGGATCGGCGCATCGGCCGTCTCCAGCACCATGCCCGCGCCGTCGATGACCGTGAGAATGCGGTGCAATCCGGCAAAGGACGAAAACGGGCCCTCGCTGCTGACATCCGCGAGACTGATGCGCCAGATGAGGCCGTCTTCATCGCGCTGTGCCGCGATCTCCCGGGTGATGCCGCCCCCATTGGCCCAGGGAGCCGCAACCAACTGGTCATAGGTGATCACGCGCATTGGTTCAGGCTTTCAAAGCCACGCCGATATTCTGGCGCGATGGTTGACCCTGCATCGCGGCCCGGGCACGCAAGCGGCGCATCGTGCGGAACATGTGTCATCGAGGCCAATCCTTTCGCGTAAAACACACCATACGCGTGCCAGAGTATCAAACCGATTACAATCGTGGAACCAGTCGCCAGCACCCCATAAAGCGCGCATGCCAGCCTGCCGCCTGTATCGCCACGGCGATCCTTTTGGCGGCGCACACCGTCGCGCATCGCGGCGGTCACGGCGCGCAATGATTTTGTCCCCAAGACCATTTTCGCGCGGTTCAACGAGCACGTCTAAATCTTGTCTGCTCGTTGCGCCGCGCGAAAACTCTTGCTACCCAGATCAAATCGCCCTGTGACCCCGCATTTGGAGCCGTGATGAACATTGTTGAGACCGGCATGTCCGGGGTCCTCGTTCTTGAGCCTCGCCGATTTGGCGATGCGCGGGGATGGTTTTCCGAGACGTGGAATGCGCGCGCCATGATGGCCGCCGGGCTGACCTTCGACTTTGTTCAGGATAACCATTCGTTTTCCGCGACCAAAGGCACGTTGCGGGGGTTGCATTACCAGCGCCCGCCCCATGCACAGGACAAGCTGGTGCGCTGTTCTCGCGGCGCGATCCTGGATGTGGCGGTGGATATCCGCAAAGGATCACCGACCTATGCGCATTGGGTTGCGCGTGAGCTGACGGCAGAGAACGGACACCAGATGCTGATCCCGAAAGGGTTTCTGCAT
This region includes:
- a CDS encoding HutD family protein: MRVITYDQLVAAPWANGGGITREIAAQRDEDGLIWRISLADVSSEGPFSSFAGLHRILTVIDGAGMVLETADAPIPAAPLAPVSFKGDLPVIGRLPEGPIRDLNVIFRPDRIAADVEVLRGPCEISPERDGTVLFVVAGAARSGTQTLAPLTTVFDATEPVVLSQDARALRITLTQTGA
- the rfbC gene encoding dTDP-4-dehydrorhamnose 3,5-epimerase; the encoded protein is MNIVETGMSGVLVLEPRRFGDARGWFSETWNARAMMAAGLTFDFVQDNHSFSATKGTLRGLHYQRPPHAQDKLVRCSRGAILDVAVDIRKGSPTYAHWVARELTAENGHQMLIPKGFLHGFVTLTTDCEVQYKCTDYYAPECDRAVRWNDPQIGVDWQLGGATPLLSDKDANAMSLADLDNPFSWSDA